From Vicinamibacteria bacterium:
TCCGGCTCCAGATTCATGATGAGAAGCACCGAGGCGAGCGCTGACGGCCCTGCCACATAGGGCACCGCGAGCGGGACGATGAAGGGCTCGCCGCTCAATTCCTCAGCCGTCGAACCTCCCGGCCGGGGAAACACCATGCGAATAGCGATCAGAAACAGGACCGTCCCTCCCGCCGCTCTGAGAGCCGGTTCCGTAATATGGAGCAGGTCGAGAACGTGCTGGCCGGCGAAGAGGAATCCGACGAGAAAACCGAGGGCGATGAGGAGCTCGCGGAGGATCACCTTGGTGTGACGGTTGCGGTCGACGTTCTCGAGGGCGGATACGAAGAATGGAATGTTCCCGAAAGGATCCATCACGAGAAACATCGTGACTGCGGCCGAAAAGACGGTCATATCGAAAGATGGGACGTCGCCAGCAATCGGGACATGGGTGGGTTCTTTCTACCGCTAACGCCGTGCCGCGACCTGTGTTCGAACGGCCGCCACGGCTCGGTCTTCGCGGCGCTTATTCGCACTTCGTGCTCACATCTCATTCCCACGAAGCAGCCCGATGCGGACGATTCGCGCTGACGTCGCGGCAGAAGTCTTGGCCACCGCTCGTCAGGCTGGGGCGTATTTTTTCATTAGCCTGCTGGAATTCCCCGAAGGTCAAGCCTAACATTGCTTCACGATGCGAGCAAAGAATGCTGCTTTGCTGACGGGCGTCTGTTTGCTCCTGCAAGCTTGCACCGATAGCAGCCGGCACACGCGGGGGGAGATGCTGTATGTCTCCAACGAGGATTCCGGAAACTTGAGCGTGATCGCCACGGCGTCGAACGAGGTCGTCGCCACCGTTCCCGTCGGAAAGCGGCCTCGAGGCGTTCGTGTAAGCCCCGACGGACGAACGGTCTACGTTGCGCTCTCGGGGTCACCCAAATGCCCACCCTGGATGTCAGACGAGGACTGCGCCGCTCAGGTCACCGACAAGACCTTGGACGGGATCGCCGTAGTCGACGCCGCGACCCGGAAGCTGGTCCGTATCCTCCCCGGTGGATCCGACCCGGAGACTTTCGACCTGAGCCGGGACGGAACGATGCTCTTCGTTTCGAACGAAGACGTCGGTCTGGCGAGTATCGTCGACAACGCCCGGGGTCAGGTCGTGAAGACGGTGACGGTGGGCGAAGAGCCGGAAGGGGTCCGCACGAGCCCGGACGGAGAGCTCGTTTACGTCACCGGCGAGACGGATCACAATGTGACCGTCATCGAGACCGCTACCGGAGCTGCCCGCGCTCAGATCCCGGTTGGACACCGGCCCCGTGACGCAGCCTTCTCTTCCGACAG
This genomic window contains:
- a CDS encoding beta-propeller fold lactonase family protein, coding for MRAKNAALLTGVCLLLQACTDSSRHTRGEMLYVSNEDSGNLSVIATASNEVVATVPVGKRPRGVRVSPDGRTVYVALSGSPKCPPWMSDEDCAAQVTDKTLDGIAVVDAATRKLVRILPGGSDPETFDLSRDGTMLFVSNEDVGLASIVDNARGQVVKTVTVGEEPEGVRTSPDGELVYVTGETDHNVTVIETATGAARAQIPVGHRPRDAAFSSDSRLAYVTSEIDGTVSVIDVENDEVVKTITLPQGSRSMGVLVGVDDKKLFVSNGRSGTVSVVDLDTGQVVANVEVGPRPWGIALSTDGSKLYTANGPSNDVSVVDTETFEVLDRIPVGESPWGIAIGPAIP
- a CDS encoding MarC family protein; protein product: MTVFSAAVTMFLVMDPFGNIPFFVSALENVDRNRHTKVILRELLIALGFLVGFLFAGQHVLDLLHITEPALRAAGGTVLFLIAIRMVFPRPGGSTAEELSGEPFIVPLAVPYVAGPSALASVLLIMNLEP